DNA sequence from the Alphaproteobacteria bacterium genome:
GGTTACCGGCATCATTCCGGAACATATCCAGAGCCGCGAGGTCGAGCATACCGGCCTGACCGAGCTGATCGTCGTCGCCGACATGCACACCCGCAAGCGCATGATGGTCGAACGGTCCGATGCGTTCGTCATCCTGCCCGGCGGATTCGGCACGCTCGACGAGACGTTTGAAATCCTCACCTGGAAACAGTTGAATCTCCATGCCAAGCCCATCGTGATTTACAACGCGTGCGGCTATTGGGATCATCTTCTGGCCCTTATTCGCGGCCTGGTCGATGCCGGCTTCGCCCCGCCCGCCAATCTCGATTTGTTTGCCGTCGCCGACACGATGGAGGCGATGTTCGCCGCGCTCGCCCGTGCCGAGCCGGTCTCGGGCGACGTGGCGTCGAAGTGGATGTAAGGCGCGAATAGCGGATATCAGGCCGCGATTTGCAAGAAATTTCCTTTGAAATCGCCTGTTTTGCCAGCCAGGGCTGCGCTGTCAGCTATCATGCTTGACAAAGGATCGCGTTTAGGGCGACAACAGCGCCTCTCTAGATGCTGGCGCTCTTCGCTTGGCATTATATAGGTGACGCGGGGTGGAGCAGCCCGGTAGCTCGTCAGGCTCATAACCTGAAGGCCGCAGGTTCAAATCCTGCCCCCGCAACCATACAAACTTTAAGTCCAGCGTTTCTCTTGCAATGCGAAACGCCGCTCTCCGGATGACGGAAAGCGGCGCTGGAAATGCATTCGGCCTTGCTGAAAGCTAATTCGGGCCATAATCGATAACGGCCTTTTGCGACGGCGCCGTGAGAGACTGCCGCTCCGGCGGCGCAAGGCAGGCGCCGCATTCCTGCTCGCGTTGCAGATAGACCGGATAATTCGCGGCCGCTTTGACGACCTGCGCCGGATCTGCCGCGATTTCTTCCCTTGTCTTGGCGCGATATGCCACGAATTGAGGACTGACATAGGAAACGCCGAAGCTATTCTTGCCCTGTGCCGCCGCAGCCTGGCGCGCCATCTCTCGATAACGCTCGATAATTTCGCGGTCCACATATTTGCGCGATTCCGCATCGAGCGCGGCAAAATGCGGGCCATGATCTTGCCGTGTCGCCTCGGCAGCCTCTATCTGATCCGTTGTGAAGCTCACCGATGCTTCGGATGCCTTCTTAACCATGATGCGTCTCCCTGTTGATGGAGCGACTATAGCAAATAAAGAGGCTTGCATGCAGCAGGATCATTACTTTCATCTCTCGCGCATTGCCTCCTGCCCATGTTTGGCGAGCGGAGAGAGAAGATATTCGATGATGCGGCGGGTGCCGGTTTTGATTTCGGCGGTAACGGCCATGCCGGGCGATAGATTGACCAGTCTTCCATCGACATCCATTTGCGTGCGGTCGAGCGATACGCGGGCGGCATAGACCAGTTCCTGACCCTTCGGCTCGCTGGATTCGCTTTCCGCTCCCGCTGATTTTCTGTCGGTCGTATCCGAAGGCTTCTGCCGCGCAATGGCGTCTTGGGATACGGACATCACCCGGCCGTTCAGAAGCCCGTATTTGGTGAAGTTGAAAGTATCGATCTTGATCGCGACTTCCTGTCCGGCCTGGACGAAGCCGATATCGCGGTTGGAAACCATCGCTTCGATTTCGAGGCCGCTATCGGCCGGCACGATGGAAAGCAGCGCCTGCGCGGGGGTCACGACGCCTCCCTCGGTATGCACGGCCAATTGTTGCGCCGTGCCGTCCACGGGCGCGACGAGGGTTTGCAGCTTCGATCTTTGAGAAGCCTGGATCAATTGCTCCTGCAGGCCCGCGGCCTTTTGCTCGGCTTCGGCGAGATCGTGCAGATTGTTGCGGTGATACTCGGCCTCGATCTGCCGTCGCTGTTCCTTGAGGGCGGCCAGCGCCCCGTTGGCTTCCGCCAGCCGGCCCTGCTGAACCTTTAACTCGTTTTCATGTTCGCCGAGATCTTGCCGGGCCGCAAGGGCATCCAGCTTTGAGCCATAGCCTTTCTCGGCAAGTTCATGGCGCATTTCATCGCGTTGCTTCAGCAATGGGATGGATTGTTTCAGTTTGCCGATGGTCGATTCTACCGCCGTCTTATTGCCCTCGCTTTGCGCTATTTGCCTGTCGATTCCGTTCAGCTTGGCGTGCATTTCCTCGGCTTGATTGGCGAGCAGTCTTTGCTGCAGGAGGATTTGCTCCTGCGGCGCATCGGCGGGAGCGATGAATTCGCTCGTCAAATCCGGCTTGCCGCTTAACATGGCCTTCAATCTGGCAACGTCGAGTTTCGCGACAATGACTTCCTTTTGCAGCCGATCCCGCTCCGCTTCGTTGATCGTCGGGTCGATTTCGATAAGGACGTCGCCGGCCTTGACCTGCTGGCCGTCCCGCACGCGAATGGAGCGTACGACGCCGGTTTCAAACGGCTGGATGGTTTTCGTCCGCTCGGTCGGCATAATTTTGCCGGAAGCGGTAGCGATGATGTCCACGGTGCCGAAGCTGGCCCATAGCAAGGCGATCAGAAAGAATGCGATGATCGTTCCGGCGATGGCGCGGCCCGCAGGGGACGCGGGTGTCTCGACGATCTCCAGCGCGGCGGGCAGGAATTCCGTTTCGTCGTTCCGATGCGCGATAAAGGGAAAAGACAGAACTTTGGCCTGTTCAGACGACATGCAAGCCTCCCTGCAGGCGCAATAACGAGGCGTAGCGCCCGCCGGTCTTGACCAAATCCTCATGACGGCCGTCTTCGACAATGCGGCCCTTCTCGATGGTGATGATGCGGTCGCAATGCCGCACGGCGGAAAGCCGGTGCGCGATGATGATGACGGTGCGCCCCTTGACGATATGGCGCATGTTCTCCTGAATGACTCGCTCGCTCTCGTAATCGAGGGCGCTGGTCGCTTCGTCGAAAATCAGAATGCGCGGATCGGCAATCAGCGCGCGGGCGATGGCGATGCGCTGGCGCTGGCCGCCGGAAAGTCCCGCGCCGCGTTCGCCGACATGGGTGTCATAGCCTTGCGGCAATTCGAGAATGAATTCATGCGCGCCCGCGAGCTTTGCCGCCTGAATGACGCGCTCAATCGGCGTTCCGGGATCGGCTAGCGCGATATTATCGCGGATCGAGCGGTTGAACAGGACATTCTCCTGCAACACGACGCCGACTTGCCGCCGCAATCCCGAAACGTCGATCATGGATAAATCGACGCCATCCATCATGACGCGCCCGGCTTCCGGCGTATAGAGGCGTTGCATCAATTTCGTCAGCGTCGATTTGCCGGAACCGGACGGGCCGACGATGCCGACGACTTGTCCCGATGGAATGGCGATATTGATGTCGCGCAGAATTTCAGGGCCGTCGAGCCGGTAACGGAACGTGACATGCTCGAAAGCGACCGCGCCTTTGATGGCGGGAAGCGCGGTGCGCCCCGGCGTAAATTGCGGTTCCGGATGCGTATTGAGAATATCGCCAAGCCGGTCGATGGAAATTTTCGCTTGGTGAAAGTCCTGCCAGACCTGGGCCAAACGCAGGACCGGCTGCGAAACCCGCTGCGCCAGCATGTTAAAGGCGACCAGCTCGCCGACGCTCAAATCGCCGTCGATGACGGCCTTGGCCCCAAAGAACAGGATCGCGGCGGTGACGAGCTTGCTGACAAGCTGAACGCCCTGGCTTGCCCAATTGCCGAGATTGAGGACCTTGAAGCTCGATTGCACGTAACCGGCGATTTGCTCCTCCCAGCGCCGCTGCATCTGCGGCTCGACGGCCATCGCCTTCAAGGTTTCGATGCCGGTGATGCTTTCGACCAGGAAAGACTGGTTCTCCGCGCCGCGATTGAATTTCTCATCGAGGCGCTTTCGGAAGATTGGCGTGACGGCGACCGAGATCGCCACATAGACCGGAAGCGACGCCAGCACGATGCCGGTCAGAAACAGAGAATAATAAGCCATGACGGCAAGAAAAATGATCGTGAAGAAAAGATCGATCACCAGCGTCAGGGAGGAACTGGTCAGAAAATTGCGGATATTTTCCAATTCGCGGACGCGCGCGACGCTATCGCCCGCGCGGCGCGATTCAAAATAGGCGATCGGCAGTGCCACCAGATGCCGGAACAGCCTCGCTCCCAATTCTACGTCGATGCGGCTGGTCGTGTGGGAAAAGACGTAAGTTCGCAGCGCCGTCAGAACGCTCTCGAACACCGAGACGGCGACGATGCCGATAATCAGCACGTCCAGCGTCGTCAGGCCGCGATGCACCAGCACCTTGTCGATCACGACCTGGAAAAACAGCGGCGAGATCAGCGCGAAAAGCTGCAGGAAGAACGAGGCGATCAAAACTTCCGCCAGCAGGCGGCGGTATTTGTGCATCGCCTGCAAAAACCAGGTGATGTCGAAACGCCGCGCCAGATCGCTCAAGCCCGCGCGGCGAGTCATGAGAATGATTCTTCCGGTCCATTGCGCCTCGAATTCGGCGCGGCTCAGCATTTGCGGCTGCGCGGCGGCTGGATCTTGGATCAGGACTTTATCTTCGCCCATCTTGGCGAGAATAAGAAACTTTCCGTCCTTGCATTCGATCATGGCCGGAAGCGGCGTTTTTTCCAGCCGATCCCAGCGGCTATCGATCGTGCGCGCCTTGAGCTTCAGCGCGTTCGCCGCGCGCAGCATTTCGGAGACGCCAAAGGCGTTTCCGAATTGATGGAGCAGTTGTTCCGGGTTGACGGCGATGCCATGGAAGCGGGCCAGCAGAACGAATGCCGCCGTCCCACCGGTGAAGGCGGATCGCGTGACGTTATCGGATTCGGGCGGTTTCATGTCGCGCTATGATTTTATCTATATGGAGGCTGTGGATAACTTTGTAGCCGAAGCCAGCCGCAGAATCCACCATCCATCATGGTTAAAATACGCGCTGTACGGTCCGTTATGCCGTAAGTGGCGCTTAAGTCCAGTTGGCCGCGATGACCGGATCGAGTTCGGCGCGGTATTCCCCTGGGAAGACCGTGCCGCTCGGCACGCCGAACGTCGCCATGACATTGACGAGGTTCTGAACCTGGGTATTGGCGAGCGAATAGCCGTCCGAAGCCGTGATTTCCTCGATCTGATTGGCCGCGCCGCCATACCAGTTGTCGATCTTGACGCTGTGGCTGGTGCCGACGACCTGGATCAGCAAATCCCCGCCGGAACGCGAGAACCATAAATTGTCATGCATGATGCCCGCCCCAAGAGCCAGGACGTCATGATTGCCCGGCGTGGCATCGCTATCGCGGATCTCGTCCGCGCCGTCGCCGCCGGCGAAATGGTAGGTATCGTTGCCGGTGCCGCCATCCATGAAGTCGCCGCCGATACCGCCCGTGAGGTCGTCATTGCCGGCTTCGCCGTAGAGGCTGTCATTATAAGCGCCGCCTTCCAGATGGTCGTTGCCCTCGCCGCCATACAGATTATCATTGCCGCTGAGGCCATACAGCGAGTCATTGCCCGTCCCGCCGATCAGGTTCTGATGCGAGCCGTTGCCGATAAAGGTGACATCGCCGACGCTCAAACCCGCGCCGACGCTAAGATTGACCGTATCAGCCGCATTCCGCGTCGATAGATCATACGTGCCGGACGTTGCCGCCACGACATATTTGACGGGTTCGAAGCCGTAGATCGACGTGAAATTCGTAAACTGCTCCGCCGTCAGCATCACGCTGCTGCCATACATCATCAGCGTCTGCACATTGACGATCACCGCCTGTGAAAGATCGGTGAAGGGCCCCCAGACATTGATGACGTTGGAATCGGCATTGCCGTCGATATATTCGCCGGCCGGCGCCTCGCTGCCGGTGACGTTGAACGTGTCGTTGCCGTCGCCGCCGAGCATCGTATCCGCGCCGCCCTTGCCGGTCAGATAGTCATTGCCGCCGCCGCCGATGAGGGTCTGCGCCGCCACATTCCCGGTCAACATTTCGTCGCCGGAGGAGCCGGTGATATTGAATACTCCAACGACCGTTGTGACACTGAGATCGTAGTATTGATAGAGCGCGCTTTCCGCCGCCATGATCGTTTTCGGCCCGCTGCCTATGGCCGTGAGCGTATTTATCTTGTCCAGCTGTATCCCCGTCAGCTTGACCCAACTCTGATTGACGTTCAGCTTCTGCACATTGCTGATGGTGGCCGCGCTCACATCGGCGTCCCAGGTGGAGAGCGTGTTGATGCCCGCGCCGCCGTCGATGGTCTCGTCTTCGGGAGCTTCATTGCCGGTGATGTTGAACTCATCATCGCCTTCGCCGCCGTACAGCGTATCTGCGCTGTTTCTGCCACGGATGATATCGTTGCCGTCCGAGCCGTAAAAGTCGAATTCTCCTGTAATCGTTTTATTCGAAAAATCATAGGTGCCTGCTGTGGCGCCAAAGACATTTGGGGCCGCGCCTGCAAGCGTTGTGTCAATTTTGCTGAATAATGCTAGTTGGGCTGCCGTCAGCATAATGGCAACGCTGTCAATCTTCAGGGTTTGGACGTTGGCAATCGTGGCCTGAGAAATATTTAGGTTGGCCACCAGAGTATTATTGCCTGAGCCTCCATCCAATATCGCTCCAGAAAGTCCGGGAAGAAAGGCGTTTTCTCCACTCACATACAGGACATCATCACCTTCTTCACCATACATTTCGCAGGCACTGCCATCGTTATGCAAGTCATCATCGCCTTCGCCGCCATGCAGCACATCGAATCCCGCAAGATATGACGAATATTTACCTCCGGCGGAAATATGGTCGGCGCCGCCATTGCCATAAATGATGTCATTGCCGCTCTCGCCATAAAGATATTGGCCGTAATCGTCGCCGATGACCGTATCATCGCCCGTCGAGCCACGGAGGTCGATGGCATGCGTTGTGGTTTTGTTGCTTATATCGATTGTTCCGGCGGAAACGGCAACGATATCGCCACTGCCTATCAGCGCAGTGAATTGCTCAAGCTG
Encoded proteins:
- a CDS encoding type I secretion system permease/ATPase, translating into MKPPESDNVTRSAFTGGTAAFVLLARFHGIAVNPEQLLHQFGNAFGVSEMLRAANALKLKARTIDSRWDRLEKTPLPAMIECKDGKFLILAKMGEDKVLIQDPAAAQPQMLSRAEFEAQWTGRIILMTRRAGLSDLARRFDITWFLQAMHKYRRLLAEVLIASFFLQLFALISPLFFQVVIDKVLVHRGLTTLDVLIIGIVAVSVFESVLTALRTYVFSHTTSRIDVELGARLFRHLVALPIAYFESRRAGDSVARVRELENIRNFLTSSSLTLVIDLFFTIIFLAVMAYYSLFLTGIVLASLPVYVAISVAVTPIFRKRLDEKFNRGAENQSFLVESITGIETLKAMAVEPQMQRRWEEQIAGYVQSSFKVLNLGNWASQGVQLVSKLVTAAILFFGAKAVIDGDLSVGELVAFNMLAQRVSQPVLRLAQVWQDFHQAKISIDRLGDILNTHPEPQFTPGRTALPAIKGAVAFEHVTFRYRLDGPEILRDINIAIPSGQVVGIVGPSGSGKSTLTKLMQRLYTPEAGRVMMDGVDLSMIDVSGLRRQVGVVLQENVLFNRSIRDNIALADPGTPIERVIQAAKLAGAHEFILELPQGYDTHVGERGAGLSGGQRQRIAIARALIADPRILIFDEATSALDYESERVIQENMRHIVKGRTVIIIAHRLSAVRHCDRIITIEKGRIVEDGRHEDLVKTGGRYASLLRLQGGLHVV
- a CDS encoding TIGR00730 family Rossman fold protein, which codes for MPIDSVCVYCGSSNRVDEAYKDVARAVGRGLAEKGKRIVYGGGRVGLMGIVADAALAAGGKVTGIIPEHIQSREVEHTGLTELIVVADMHTRKRMMVERSDAFVILPGGFGTLDETFEILTWKQLNLHAKPIVIYNACGYWDHLLALIRGLVDAGFAPPANLDLFAVADTMEAMFAALARAEPVSGDVASKWM
- a CDS encoding calcium-binding protein is translated as MVFNPTWNFVGSQGNDTLITTTGFNNILDGRGGNDILLGHFGTQTLKGGEGNDYIAGLGGQDFMYGEGGNDEFGVGGDEIVDGEIIDGGSGINQVSSWRADLSKATITNVQTLGVHLDWVKLTAAQLSAFTKLETYDGPATLIAAGAGKYNIEAKDHWGVFNLTGSDGNDELIGNVDGQTILGGAGNDYIGGLGGADTLLGGEGDDEFGIGGGDAPAGEIIDGGAGSNRISSWGDVDLSQASISNVQTLGLHGGSVTLTAAQLAGFSSIVQYDANARIKIIGATPGTYDATGKIQNGVFDLVGSSGDDTLISHSVFQTIDAGGGDDLIIANAVARTIDGGSGNNVLRSMSGFPSKDYSQSIIRNIQTLEVAGSIGLSTGQIAGISHFVSIADGATIGNDVIDLTGKTVANQLKFRGRNIIGSDDDDVLVDSGSNIGLSFNGRGGNDTIFVNGDYYNPPAGNIDGGAGYNTLSTASNISNLTIQNMQALDWYNTVYLTGSQLEQFTALIGSGDIVAVSAGTIDISNKTTTHAIDLRGSTGDDTVIGDDYGQYLYGESGNDIIYGNGGADHISAGGKYSSYLAGFDVLHGGEGDDDLHNDGSACEMYGEEGDDVLYVSGENAFLPGLSGAILDGGSGNNTLVANLNISQATIANVQTLKIDSVAIMLTAAQLALFSKIDTTLAGAAPNVFGATAGTYDFSNKTITGEFDFYGSDGNDIIRGRNSADTLYGGEGDDEFNITGNEAPEDETIDGGAGINTLSTWDADVSAATISNVQKLNVNQSWVKLTGIQLDKINTLTAIGSGPKTIMAAESALYQYYDLSVTTVVGVFNITGSSGDEMLTGNVAAQTLIGGGGNDYLTGKGGADTMLGGDGNDTFNVTGSEAPAGEYIDGNADSNVINVWGPFTDLSQAVIVNVQTLMMYGSSVMLTAEQFTNFTSIYGFEPVKYVVAATSGTYDLSTRNAADTVNLSVGAGLSVGDVTFIGNGSHQNLIGGTGNDSLYGLSGNDNLYGGEGNDHLEGGAYNDSLYGEAGNDDLTGGIGGDFMDGGTGNDTYHFAGGDGADEIRDSDATPGNHDVLALGAGIMHDNLWFSRSGGDLLIQVVGTSHSVKIDNWYGGAANQIEEITASDGYSLANTQVQNLVNVMATFGVPSGTVFPGEYRAELDPVIAANWT
- a CDS encoding HlyD family type I secretion periplasmic adaptor subunit; protein product: MSSEQAKVLSFPFIAHRNDETEFLPAALEIVETPASPAGRAIAGTIIAFFLIALLWASFGTVDIIATASGKIMPTERTKTIQPFETGVVRSIRVRDGQQVKAGDVLIEIDPTINEAERDRLQKEVIVAKLDVARLKAMLSGKPDLTSEFIAPADAPQEQILLQQRLLANQAEEMHAKLNGIDRQIAQSEGNKTAVESTIGKLKQSIPLLKQRDEMRHELAEKGYGSKLDALAARQDLGEHENELKVQQGRLAEANGALAALKEQRRQIEAEYHRNNLHDLAEAEQKAAGLQEQLIQASQRSKLQTLVAPVDGTAQQLAVHTEGGVVTPAQALLSIVPADSGLEIEAMVSNRDIGFVQAGQEVAIKIDTFNFTKYGLLNGRVMSVSQDAIARQKPSDTTDRKSAGAESESSEPKGQELVYAARVSLDRTQMDVDGRLVNLSPGMAVTAEIKTGTRRIIEYLLSPLAKHGQEAMRER